A region from the Plutella xylostella chromosome 8, ilPluXylo3.1, whole genome shotgun sequence genome encodes:
- the LOC105383749 gene encoding differentially expressed in FDCP 6 isoform X1, with translation MSALLKNVTNCIWYAFDSLQNNAVVHKSKLKVLTANIGTLLDLYGVEKGLEHFRSSQELRFEEFRHYLQQEVFSSLPGTLALPALREYERKISEVCWLVCRKSLLSRERPLFADESVFKLFRIFCLLADLVQDCDDERQYVMILQPSEAGIIVEQLVHCLGLRWDAAEWDALGAGVGHLRWAAFLAVLESKYCRGQQLHEEALVEAVAEVYDVFIEDIIKKGYLLKRGYLLPTMREYWCVLQPCALTYYKSSSQKEQCGRITIDEYCSVEAAAGDGKIQRFQLVTPERTFEFATQDHKSRLQWVSALKQATAVSGGAEGYQRRARATRRGADARRAREAREARARLQQEVRARLAAEAQAQELAEIAQQDNKKLEEMKNAQVTLEKLLQEETQAKRDEEIVRALQARVLAEEWEKREELERLQEEQNKMLEEERLKRKQFEMLQAEKEAQYREAERRLQELEEEKKKLDAELKAAQQKISRTEHTAQNLQVHLRDLHPALRNGERARRAVSFVPTTKSSSDTLIDVRAIRHLELLENDL, from the exons ATGAGTGCGCTGTTGAAAAACGTGACCAATTGCATTTGGTATGCGTTTGATTCGTTGCAGAATAATGCCGTGGTCCACAAGTCCAAGTTAAAG GTGCTAACAGCCAACATCGGCACCCTCCTCGACCTGTACGGGGTGGAGAAGGGTCTGGAGCACTTCCGGTCCAGCCAGGAGCTGCGGTTCGAGGAGTTCCGGCATTACCTGCAACAGGAGGTGTTCAGCTCCCTGCCTGGCACCCTCGCGCTGCCCGCGTTGAGGGAGTACGAGAGGAAGATTAGCGAG GTGTGCTGGCTGGTGTGCCGCAAGAGCCTGCTGTCGCGGGAGCGGCCGCTGTTCGCGGACGAGTCTGTGTTCAAGCTGTTCCGCATCTTCTGTCTGCTGGCCGACCTGGTGCAGGACTGTGATGACGAGCGGCAGTATGTG ATGATCCTCCAGCCCTCAGAAGCGGGCATAATAGTGGAGCAGCTAGTCCACTGCCTCGGGCTCCGGTGGGACGCCGCGGAGTGGGACGCCCTGGGCGCGGGCGTGGGTCACCTCCGCTGGGCCGCGTTCCTGGCCGTGCTGGAGTCCAAGTACTGTCGGGGGCAGCAGCTGCATGAAGAGGCGCTGGTGGAAGCTGTCGCGGAGGTCTATGATGTGTTTATAGAGGATATTATAAAGAAA GGCTACCTCCTAAAGCGCGGCTACCTCCTCCCGACCATGCGTGAATACTGGTGCGTGCTACAACCCTGCGCGCTCACCTACTACAAGAGCTCGTCCCAGAAGGAGCAGTGCGGGAGGATCACCATCGACGAGTATTGCTCGGTCGAGGCGGCGGCTGGCGACGGCAAGATACAGAGGTTCCAGCTCGTCACCCCGGAGAGGACCTTCGAGTTCGCCACGCAGGATCATAA GAGCCGCCTCCAATGGGTATCCGCCCTCAAACAAGCGACAGCCGTGTCCGGCGGCGCGGAGGGCTAccagcggcgcgcgcgggcgacgcggcgcggcgcggacGCGAGGCGCGCGCGGGAGGCTCGCGAGGCACGGGCCAGGCTGCAGCAGGAGGTCCGCGCGAGGCTGGCGGCCGAGGCACAGGCTCAG GAGTTAGCAGAAATTGCACAACAAGACAACAAAAAACTCGAAGAAATGAAGAATGCTCAAGTTACTCTAGAAAAACTTCTACAAGAAGAAACACAAGCGAAGAGAGACGAGGAAATAGTCAGAGCACTACAAGCAAG GGTTTTGGCTGAAGAATGGGAAAAAAGAGAAGAACTAGAACGCCTTCAGGaagaacaaaacaaaatgttagAGGAAGAAAGACTTAAAAGAAAGCAGTTTGAAATGCTGCAGGCGGAAAAAGAGGCACAATATAGAG AAGCAGAAAGAAGATTGCAAGAGCTAGAAGAAGAAAAGAAGAAGCTGGATGCAGAACTGAAAGCGGCGCAGCAGAAGATATCTCGCACGGAGCACACCGCGCAAAACCTGCAGGTCCACTTACGA GACTTACATCCAGCACTGCGGAACGGTGAAAGGGCGAGGCGGGCCGTCTCGTTTGTTCCCACCACGAAGAGTTCTTCCGACACATTGATAGATGTGAGAGCCATCAGACATTTGGAATTGTTGGAAAACGATTTATAG
- the LOC105383748 gene encoding dynein regulatory complex protein 10: MEIQSISAGTLQSTQSTSSKSASSRSSQALDSQPRDEDFTKDNSASPIDLECYIQAERISKILGEAIFKTKLALCIPHLVQDFKNLSAILSAQDMEELIFIFEQYENPRFSGTAINAEALEDIKSGVMSLKHRLNPELSHLLAILNSYPDFKPMVEDIVKEMKQEYVIQEREDKPQSHGLEYLLTLERFRELMQRQTRLTAAAELAGKMRQRKIEASNDGYIDKIHEYTKLLHEENTNFEKSIKDKKDIIAKLEAELSWLESEASIKLKKKILDSDRQMVLASRQHAVKHELLKDEETEVRTAYETLLKTHLADEKNQRQRRFKVETQLVSWLQKYDAEMGDKQAELDEFTDKLEEEERRCRELEEQLAEQDKAYLPLMEEREAEYEQEMMQKMHKFMLEHAARVVQTAWREVLANRAEKKKLRKLQKKIAEGDTKKSKKLKEKLKKK; encoded by the exons ATGGAGATCCAGTCGATCTCGGCGGGCACGCTGCAGTCCACACAGTCCACCAGCTCCAAGTCTGCCAGCTCCCGGTCCAGCCAGGCCCTGGACTCGCAGCCACGGGATGAGGACTTCACTAAGGATAATA GCGCCTCTCCAATCGACCTGGAGTGCTACATCCAAGCGGAGCGCATCTCGAAGATCCTCGGCGAGGCCATATTCAAGACGAAACTCGCACTATGCATCCCCCACCTAGTGCAAGACTTCAAGAATCTTAGCGCGATCTTGTCTGCTCAGGATATGGAGGAACTGATTTTCATATTCGAGCAGTATGAGAACCCTCGGTTTTCTGGGACTGCTATCAATGCAGAAGCTTTGGAGGATATTAAATCT GGTGTTATGTCACTGAAGCATCGTCTGAACCCCGAGCTGAGCCACTTGTTGGCGATCCTGAACAGCTACCCGGACTTCAAACCAATGGTGGAAGACATTGTGAAGgag ATGAAACAGGAATACGTTATACAGGAACGAGAG GACAAGCCCCAATCCCACGGCCTGGAGTACCTGCTGACGCTGGAGCGGTTCCGCGAGCTGATGCAGCGCCAGACGCGGCTGACGGCGGCGGCCGAGCTGGCCGGCAAGATGCGCCAGAGGAAGATAGAGGCCAGCAATGATGGCTATATTGATAAGATACATG AATACACAAAACTATTGCACGAGGAAAACACAAACTTCGAGAAGAGTATAAAGGACAAGAAGGACATCATAGCCAAGCTCGAGGCAGAGCTGAGCTGGCTGGAGAGCGAGGCTTCTATCAAGTTAAAGAAGAAAAT ATTAGACTCAGACCGTCAGATGGTGCTGGCCTCCCGTCAACACGCCGTCAAGCACGAGCTGCTGAAGGATGAAGAGACGGAGGTCCGCACGGCTTACGAGACTCTGCTCAAGACTCATCTGGCTGATGAGAAGAACCAGCGACAACGCAG GTTCAAAGTGGAGACGCAGCTGGTGTCGTGGCTGCAGAAGTACGACGCGGAGATGGGCGACAAGCAGGCCGAGCTGGACGAGTTCACGGACAAGCTGGAGGAGGAGGAGAGGAGGTGCCGGGAGCTGGAG GAGCAACTAGCAGAACAAGACAAGGCCTACCTGCCGCTCATGGAGGAGCGGGAGGCGGAGTACGAGCAGGAGATGATGCAGAAGATGCACAAGTTCATGCTGGAGCACGCGGCCCGCGTCGTGCAGACAGCGTGGCGGGAGGTGCTGGCTAATAGGGCGGAGAAGAAGAAG TTGAGAAAGTTACAGAAGAAAATAGCTGAAGGGGACACGAAGAAAAGCAAGAAGTTGAAAGAGAAGTTGAAAAAGAAGTGA
- the LOC119694656 gene encoding uncharacterized protein LOC119694656 translates to MERDNFDTELLIEEVEKRIAIWDMESADYANRLIKRRNWEEIVEIFCEAGDSDEKKKTLGMLLQKKWKGLRDGFVREMKRIKTTPSGSKASKNKYIYFERLMFLERSTRNKTTDSNIVSSPAAPEEQDISGDGEDVMRPPVSQPKKKKKMNAADEEFLAIISKNLAPRNQPQTSESDDDKLFCLSLHKELIKVPEEMRLQAKIDLMNVLQKAQRAPCHSPSHYIPSPAPSPQYNHQAGMTHRGQRGFFNDTGYNETDPSASSFSRYCTGQRNSQSNPSPASNYNNPSPASNYNNPSPASNYNNPSPASNYNNPSPASTQDSQESELMELYRDC, encoded by the exons ATGGAGCGCGATAACTTCGACACCGAACTTTTAATTGAAGAAGTTGAAAAGAGAATAGCCATATGGGATATGGAATCTGCTGATTACGCAAATAGACTCATTAAACGTAGGAATTGGGAAGAAATAGTCGAAATTTTTTGCGAAGCTGGTGATTCCgacgaaaagaaaaaaacgtTGG gaATGTTATTGCAAAAGAAGTGGAAAGGATTGCGTGATGGCTTTGTCAGAGAAATGAAAAGGATAAAAACCACACCGTCTGGATCAAAAGCcagcaaaaataaatatatatattttgaacGTTTGATGTTCCTCGAACGATCGACACGCAATAAAACTACTGATAGCAACATCGTTTCCTCGCCTGCTGCACCTGAAGAACAAGACATTTCTGGCGACGGGGAAGATGTTATGAGACCTCCAGTTAGCCAgccgaaaaagaaaaaaaaaatgaacgCAGCCGATGAGGAATTTCTTGCCATTATAAGCAAAAATTTAGCACCTAGAAATCAGCCACAAACATCGGagtctgatgatgataaactATTTTGTTTGTCACTGCATAAGGAGCTTATTAAAGTACCTGAAGAAATGAGGCTTCAAGCTAAAATTGATTTAATGAATGTGCTCCAAAAAGCTCAACGAGCCCCATGTCATTCACCTTCACATTATATTCCTTCACCTGCACCTTCACCACAATATAATCACCAAGCAGGAATGACACACCGCGGACAAAGAGGATTTTTTAACGATACAGGATATAACGAAACAGACCCTTCAGCATCTTCGTTTTCACGTTATTGCACTGGACAACGCAATTCCCAATCTAACCCATCACCGGCGTCTAACTACAATAACCCATCACCGGCGTCTAACTACAATAACCCATCACCGGCGTCTAACTACAATAACCCATCACCGGCGTCTAACTACAATAACCCATCACCGGCGTCTACTCAAGATTCCCAAGAGAGTGAATTGATGGAGCTATACCGAGATTGTTAA
- the LOC119690549 gene encoding protein ALP1-like, which translates to MEPLTAVVLWLAYRRWKRRKRRESRRFNVHPILRDRMTQSMFITLYPKLREHNEKFFNYFRMSVTSFDDLLKLIQDDLTPNRIYVLKDTVSAEEKLVITLRYLATGCYFADLHYAYRLGKSTIIEIVQKTCYVIWLKLQNIVMREPTKAEWEEISKQFQKYTHFPNCIGAVDGKHFRIIKPDHSGSLFYNYKNYFSTVLLAVCDANYCFISVDIGAYGKSSDSTIFKDSVLYKKLVDKTLDIPDPKPISQTDTTPLPHVIVGDEAFGLSENVMRPYCGKSLTTKKRIFNYRLSRARRYIECSFGILVNKWRIFHRPLNVDIEFAENIIKACCVLHNYVRLRDGYRYDDTLYETSLNSLNCEAVRPNARSKNIRDRFADYFVNEGKIPWQDKMV; encoded by the exons ATGGAGCCTCTCACAGCGGTTGTGTTGTGGCTTGCGTACCGTCGATGGAAACGTCGTAAACGTAGAGAAAGTCGAAGATTTAACGTGCATCCAATTCTACGAGACAGAATGACGCAAAGTATGTTTATAACATTATACCCAAAGCTGAGAGAACACAACGAAAAGTTTTTCAATTACTTCCGGATGTCAGTAACATCGTTCGATGATTTGCTAAAACTTATACAAGATGATTTGACACCCAACAGAATCTATGTGCTAAAGGATACTGTTTCTGCCGAAGAAAAACTCGTGATTACTTTgag atattTGGCTACAGGATGTTATTTTGCGGACTTGCATTATGCCTACAGATTGGGAAAGTCGACAATTATCGAAATAGTACAGAAAACTTGTTACGTCATATGGCTAAAACTGCAAAATATAGTGATGAGAGAACCTACGAAAGCAGAATGGGAAGAGATTTCAAAACAATTCCAAAAGTATACACATTTTCCAAATTGTATCGGCGCCGTAGATGGCAAGCATTTCCGTATCATAAAGCCTGACCATTCTGGGTctcttttctataactataagaattatttttcaaCTGTTTTATTGGCTGTATGCGAtgcaaattattgttttatttctgtaGATATCGGCGCATATGGCAAAAGTAGTGACTCCACAATTTTCAAAGACTCcgttttgtataaaaaacttGTCGACAAAACTTTAGATATTCCAGACCCAAAGCCAATATCGCAAACAGATACAACTCCCTTGCCACACGTGATTGTAGGTGATGAGGCGTTTGGTCTATCTGAAAACGTAATGCGCCCTTATTGCGGTAAATCTCTAACAaccaaaaaaagaattttcaactATCGCCTATCCAGAGCCCGGCGTTACATTGAATGTTCCTTTGGTATTTTGGTAAATAAATGGAGAATATTTCATAGACCATTAAATGTTGACATTGAGTTTGCAGAAAACATCATTAAAGCTTGTTGTGTCCTTCATAATTACGTAAGGTTAAGAGATGGTTATAGATATGATGACACTCTGTACGAAACTTCCCTAAATAGTTTGAACTGTGAGGCAGTGAGGCCTAATGCGAGATCTAAGAATATAAGAGACAGATTCGctgattattttgtaaatgaaGGGAAAATCCCTTGGCAAGACAAGATGGTATAG
- the LOC105383749 gene encoding differentially expressed in FDCP 6 isoform X2, with the protein MSALLKNVTNCIWYAFDSLQNNAVVHKSKLKVLTANIGTLLDLYGVEKGLEHFRSSQELRFEEFRHYLQQEVFSSLPGTLALPALREYERKISEVCWLVCRKSLLSRERPLFADESVFKLFRIFCLLADLVQDCDDERQYVMILQPSEAGIIVEQLVHCLGLRWDAAEWDALGAGVGHLRWAAFLAVLESKYCRGQQLHEEALVEAVAEVYDVFIEDIIKKGYLLKRGYLLPTMREYWCVLQPCALTYYKSSSQKEQCGRITIDEYCSVEAAAGDGKIQRFQLVTPERTFEFATQDHKSRLQWVSALKQATAVSGGAEGYQRRARATRRGADARRAREAREARARLQQEVRARLAAEAQAQELAEIAQQDNKKLEEMKNAQVTLEKLLQEETQAKRDEEIVRALQARVLAEEWEKREELERLQEEQNKMLEEERLKRKQFEMLQAEKEAQYREAERRLQELEEEKKKLDAELKAAQQKISRTEHTAQNLQVHLRDLHPALRNGERARRAVSFVPTTKSSSDTLIDVRAIRHLELLENDL; encoded by the exons ATGAGTGCGCTGTTGAAAAACGTGACCAATTGCATTTGGTATGCGTTTGATTCGTTGCAGAATAATGCCGTGGTCCACAAGTCCAAGTTAAAG GTGCTAACAGCCAACATCGGCACCCTCCTCGACCTGTACGGGGTGGAGAAGGGTCTGGAGCACTTCCGGTCCAGCCAGGAGCTGCGGTTCGAGGAGTTCCGGCATTACCTGCAACAGGAG GTGTTCAGCTCCCTGCCTGGCACCCTCGCGCTGCCAGCGTTGAGGGAGTACGAGAGGAAGATTAGCGAG GTGTGCTGGCTGGTGTGCCGCAAGAGCCTGCTGTCGCGGGAGCGGCCGCTGTTCGCGGACGAGTCTGTGTTCAAGCTGTTCCGCATCTTCTGTCTGCTGGCCGACCTGGTGCAGGACTGTGATGACGAGCGGCAGTATGTG ATGATCCTCCAGCCCTCAGAAGCGGGCATAATAGTGGAGCAGCTAGTCCACTGCCTCGGGCTCCGGTGGGACGCCGCGGAGTGGGACGCCCTGGGCGCGGGCGTGGGTCACCTCCGCTGGGCCGCGTTCCTGGCCGTGCTGGAGTCCAAGTACTGTCGGGGGCAGCAGCTGCATGAAGAGGCGCTGGTGGAAGCTGTCGCGGAGGTCTATGATGTGTTTATAGAGGATATTATAAAGAAA GGCTACCTCCTAAAGCGCGGCTACCTCCTCCCGACCATGCGTGAATACTGGTGCGTGCTACAACCCTGCGCGCTCACCTACTACAAGAGCTCGTCCCAGAAGGAGCAGTGCGGGAGGATCACCATCGACGAGTATTGCTCGGTCGAGGCGGCGGCTGGCGACGGCAAGATACAGAGGTTCCAGCTCGTCACCCCGGAGAGGACCTTCGAGTTCGCCACGCAGGATCATAA GAGCCGCCTCCAATGGGTATCCGCCCTCAAACAAGCGACAGCCGTGTCCGGCGGCGCGGAGGGCTAccagcggcgcgcgcgggcgacgcggcgcggcgcggacGCGAGGCGCGCGCGGGAGGCTCGCGAGGCACGGGCCAGGCTGCAGCAGGAGGTCCGCGCGAGGCTGGCGGCCGAGGCACAGGCTCAG GAGTTAGCAGAAATTGCACAACAAGACAACAAAAAACTCGAAGAAATGAAGAATGCTCAAGTTACTCTAGAAAAACTTCTACAAGAAGAAACACAAGCGAAGAGAGACGAGGAAATAGTCAGAGCACTACAAGCAAG GGTTTTGGCTGAAGAATGGGAAAAAAGAGAAGAACTAGAACGCCTTCAGGaagaacaaaacaaaatgttagAGGAAGAAAGACTTAAAAGAAAGCAGTTTGAAATGCTGCAGGCGGAAAAAGAGGCACAATATAGAG AAGCAGAAAGAAGATTGCAAGAGCTAGAAGAAGAAAAGAAGAAGCTGGATGCAGAACTGAAAGCGGCGCAGCAGAAGATATCTCGCACGGAGCACACCGCGCAAAACCTGCAGGTCCACTTACGA GACTTACATCCAGCACTGCGGAACGGTGAAAGGGCGAGGCGGGCCGTCTCGTTTGTTCCCACCACGAAGAGTTCTTCCGACACATTGATAGATGTGAGAGCCATCAGACATTTGGAATTGTTGGAAAACGATTTATAG